The Psychrobacillus sp. FSL K6-2836 nucleotide sequence AATATGTGCATCTATCAATCCTGGCATGATTAATTTGTTAGATGCATCAATCATCCGTTCTGCCTCGTAATTAGACAAAATTTCTGTTGATTCTCCAACTGCTTCTATCAAATTTCCTTTAATCGCTATTGCTCCATTTTCGATAAAACCAACACCTTTTCCTTCCATTGTGAGAAGATGCCCATTATGAATAATCATATCAACTTTCAACATACATTATCATTTCCTTTCCAGCTATATTAAGAGATTACTTGCTTATTTATAAGTACATTTGAATCTCTTCCTTTTACTCGACGATTCAATAAATACAACGCTACTAGTAGAACAATTGCCGTTACTATCAATCCAACAAATACATTCTGCGTAAGTCCTGCGGAAAGAAAACCAATTCCGGAAGCGGTCGCAATAACTAAAGCATATGGCAATTGGGTTCGAACATGTTCAATATGATCAGCAGCTGCACCAGTTGATGACATGATGGTCGTATCGGAAATCGGTGAACAATGGTCTCCAAATAAGCCACCACTAATTACTGCACCAATCGCTAGAGCTAAATTGATATCCATCGAGGCAGCCATTGGAACAGCTATTGGAATCATAATTGCAAAAACACCCCAAGAACTTCCCGTCGCAAACGCTATCAATGCACCAATGAGAAAAATGATTAATGGAACTAGGAATGCCGGCAAGTAGTTTCCAACAAATTCTGTAATATACGTACCTAATCCCATCGTAGAAGCGATGGAACCAATCGACCAAGCCATGACTAGGATAAGTGGCACAATCATTAGTTTTAAAATACCATTCGTTAATTCATCAAAAAGATAAATTAATGATGTTTTATATCTCAATTTTGCATAGATAATTCCGCCAACTGCACCTGCTATAAATCCACAAATGATGGACAAAACAATATTAGAATTTAAAAAAGCTCCCCGAAATCCGTTCTCTCCAATATTTCCTGTCCAAAAAATAACGGTAAAAATAGTCCCCATCAATAAAACCATTGGAATCAAAAAGCTAAAAATATCCGCTTTTGTATTGGAGACCTTCATCTCTTCTTCAATAGACTCATCTATCATCAGCTTATCGTCTTTCCCATATAGCTCCCCAGTTTCCACCGCCCTCATTTCAGCTTTATACATCGGACCAATATCTAAATTCAAATTCACTACAAATAACACACCAATCATCGCGAACAGACCATATAAATTATAAGGAATCATTTGGATGAACAGTGACCATGGATTATCACTTAGTCCAAGCACTGCAAGTTGCGTGGCAATAAGTCCAGTAATAAAAGGCCCATAACTACTTATCGGTGACATAGCGGCAAGTGGACTTCCCATCGAATCCAAAATATAAGCTAATTTAACACGGGATACTTTTAACTTATCCGCTATAGGACGAGTAACCGTACCTAAGATTAAAACTGGCTCTGTATATGAAAATAGGAAGGAACTACCCCATATAAAGTTTTGCGCTTTCTTGCGCGTATTCACTTTTTTCGTAGCCATTTCGGCAAACGCACGCGCTCCACCCGTAACACGTAGAATATTTACAAACCCTCCTGCCAGCGTAACTAGTAATAACATTCCCGCATTCCAAGGATCAGCGATCGAAGGAATGACAACATCCGTAATCGAATATGTAAAACCAAAGAATGGATTCCAACTGCTAATAATTGTAGAACCTAACCAAACACCAATGAACAATGATAAAATCGTCTGTCTAGTCACGATAGCTATTACAATTGCAAGAACCGGTGGTAATAATGATAATATCCCATACTCCATTTTCTCGTCCCCCTTATGAAACTATTTAATTGATAACGCTTTGAATCAGCTTTTGGATATGATCTTTTGTAAGTAAAACTGCTTTTTCTACATCTCTTGCTTTT carries:
- a CDS encoding Na+/H+ antiporter NhaC family protein, which codes for MEYGILSLLPPVLAIVIAIVTRQTILSLFIGVWLGSTIISSWNPFFGFTYSITDVVIPSIADPWNAGMLLLVTLAGGFVNILRVTGGARAFAEMATKKVNTRKKAQNFIWGSSFLFSYTEPVLILGTVTRPIADKLKVSRVKLAYILDSMGSPLAAMSPISSYGPFITGLIATQLAVLGLSDNPWSLFIQMIPYNLYGLFAMIGVLFVVNLNLDIGPMYKAEMRAVETGELYGKDDKLMIDESIEEEMKVSNTKADIFSFLIPMVLLMGTIFTVIFWTGNIGENGFRGAFLNSNIVLSIICGFIAGAVGGIIYAKLRYKTSLIYLFDELTNGILKLMIVPLILVMAWSIGSIASTMGLGTYITEFVGNYLPAFLVPLIIFLIGALIAFATGSSWGVFAIMIPIAVPMAASMDINLALAIGAVISGGLFGDHCSPISDTTIMSSTGAAADHIEHVRTQLPYALVIATASGIGFLSAGLTQNVFVGLIVTAIVLLVALYLLNRRVKGRDSNVLINKQVIS